In a single window of the Dreissena polymorpha isolate Duluth1 chromosome 3, UMN_Dpol_1.0, whole genome shotgun sequence genome:
- the LOC127870713 gene encoding calcium-activated chloride channel regulator 1-like, which produces MSKMCSFCPHLQQTANASIMGYQNIPSVNFFCDKDDPSVPAWQRHNKKAPTKQNIRCNGKSAWEVMREHSDFRTGSTLPEQTNTEPIFEVLQETSPIRVFVLDTSGSMSTDDKIGNLHRAGTYIINRVLEEDSWLGVVCFNDYARTTAIMTHIISDSDKKNLVASLPTSAHGGTCIGCGILHAIDMLKIMPRNTAENAEIILMSDGVDGNAQALTNARRKAIESKVVIHTVSISQQADQRMISLARDTGGKHYTFLDKGDISFSAIFSQVITISATDMTSKPETLLFKSVDEQSVKINFNFTLETGMNTTISVLTKLSYSVNLTLEITGQSVMRYQSFNGTSLTYQIPETFEAGQYQVIVTSGRVTSWEYTVSSLQSGSNQIMTTTRLSKTTMDFTNSGRDMPVVLADVTKGFAPVTNVDVVAFVEGSENVLCNITLRDNGQEPDTAVDDGTYSAFILPSCMASKRLTLRVEVFGRKGQAGVQKKLRGAIAIEEPEVEYEVLKQSFQRFSIPESLFIENLPADLDLPPGRITDLSVVPLPEAI; this is translated from the exons atgtcaaaaatgtgttcatTTTGCCCGCACCTTCAACAGACAGCAAACGCTTCAATTATGGGATACCAGAACATCCCGTCC GTGAACTTTTTCTGCGATAAAGATGACCCGTCCGTTCCAGCCTGGCAAAGGCACAACAAGAAGGCGCCTACGAAACAAAATATTCGCTGCAATGGGAAGAGCGCATGGGAAGTAATGAGAGAACACTCTGATTTCCGCACAG GTTCAACTCTACCAGAACAAACGAACACGGAACCAATCTTTGAAGTATTACAAGAGACCAGTCCAATCAGAGTGTTTGTCTTGGACACCTCTGGAAGCATGAGCACA gaCGACAAAATCGGGAATCTACATAGGGCTGGAACATACATAATCAATAGAGTTCTTGAAGAAGACAGCTGGTTAGGTGTCGTATGTTTTAACGATTACGCTCGGACTACAGCCATTATGACACATATTATATCAGACTCAGACAAGAAGAATTTGGTTGCTAGTCTACCAACGTCGGCGCATGGAGGCACGTGCATCGGATGTGGGATACTACATGCGATTGAC aTGCTGAAAATCATgcctagaaatactgctgaaaatgcaGAGATCATTCTTATGTCAGACGGAGTGGACGGAAACGCTCAGGCGTTGACGAATGCAAGGAGAAAGGCGATCGAATCAAAGGTGGTCATTCATACAGTGTCCATATCCCAACAAGCAGACCAAAGAATGATTTCATTGGCCAGAGACACCGGAGGAAAGCACTACACATTTTTGGACAAAGGAGACATAAGCTTTTCGGCTATCTTTTCTCAAGTTATTACCATTAGCGCTACTGATATGACATCAAAGCCTGAAACG CTGTTGTTTAAAAGTGTCGACGAACAATCTGTCAAAATTAACTTCAATTTCACATTGGAAACTGGCATGAACACAACCATTTCCGTCCTTACGAAGCTTAGCTATAGTGTTAACCTCACTCTGGAGATAACTGGGCAATCTGTCATGCGCTACCAATCGTTTAATGGAACATCGCTTACGTATCAGATACCAGAAACATTTGAG GCCGGTCAGTACCAGGTAATTGTTACCTCTGGTAGGGTTACTAGCTGGGAGTACACCGTTAGCTCGTTGCAATCGGGCTCAAATCAAATCATGACAACAACACGCCTTTCGAAAACAACAATGGATTTCACAAATTCTGGAAGAGATATGCCTGTGGTTCTTGCTGATGTCACAAAGGGCTTTGCACCCGTAACTAATGTGGACGTGGTTGCGTTTGTAGAGGGGTCAGAAAACGTATTGTGCAACATAACACTTAGAGATAACGGACAAG AACCTGACACTGCTGTTGACGACGGAACGTACTCTGCATTTATCCTGCCGAGTTGTATGGCAAGCAAAAGGCTGACCTTGCGTGTCGAAGTTTTTGGCAGGAAAGGCCAGGCAGGCGTTCAAAAGAAACTGAGAGGGGCCATTGCAATCGAAGAAC CTGAGGTCGAATATGAAGTTCTGAAACAGAGTTTTCAACGGTTTTCTATTCCTGAATCATTGTTTATTGAGAATCTACCAGCGGATCTGGACCTGCCTCCAGGTCGAATTACTGACCTGAGTGTCGTTCCGCTACCGGAAGCGATATGA
- the LOC127872461 gene encoding uncharacterized protein LOC127872461 → MWAATPTEPIRMFGMAALAAVMFYAEDIVDWLDCCKLKLNQFRTISLLNVEGKIFFAILARRLTSFLTGNAYINTSVQKGGVPGFSGCIEHTSAITQLINEAMKGRKDLTVVWLDLANAYGSIPHQLNYTALRYYHVDGHIQKIITSYLDGIKLRFTVGDQLTRWQKLEKGIVTGCTVSVVLFIMGMNLLINAAQRETRGPKTESGIYLPSSRGFMDDLTLTTTTHVQARWMLTALTDVASWGRMKFKAAKSRSLVIKKGQTTERFKLYVQNEEIPSIVTSPIKCLGKWFDASLQDRDNVKNLKQQVEEGLKKIDRCGLPGKFKAWLYQHALLPRLIWPLMLYEVPSTTVEALERITSRHLRKWLGVPPSFTSIGLYGKSNKLQLSLSSLVEEFKTAKARLVLTLRDSPDEFIREAGIQTRTSRKWSATESVSQAENTLKHKDIVGVTAVGREGIGARKVVLCSRSDQKERRAMIQSEVRRAEENARQARAVEMGAQGAWTTWNTADRKLTWEDIWKYEPFRFSFLLRSLYDLLPSPANLCRWGLTAEPKCSLCDRVGTLEHVLSSCSTALTQGRYRWRHDLVLRELADWLEKERKKEHGNHPRHGHIAFVKSGETVKTQKQTKASILDGSRDWKMDVDLDRRLVFPNVVQTTLRPDIVLWSETGKKLVTIELTVPWEARCEEAYERKKAKYTELMDLCKQQGWRTWLFPVEVGVRGFCSQSVHRLMTALGTTGRERRVAIQRLSQAAEQASSWLWLRLRESFASNAYINTSVQKGGVPGFSGCIEHTSAITQLINEAMKGRKDLTVVWLDLANAYGSIPHQLIYTALRHYHVDGHIQKIITSYLDGIKLRFTVGDQLTRWQKLEKGIVTGCTVSVVLFIMGMNLLINAAQRETRGPKTESGIYLPSSRGFMDDLTLTTVTHVQARWMLTALTDVASWGRMKFKAAKSRSPVIKKGQTTERFKLYVQNEEIHSIVTSPIKCLGKWFDASLQDRDNVKNLKQQVEEGLKQIDRCGLPGKFKA, encoded by the exons ATGTGGGCCGCTACGCCAACCGAACCTATCCGGATGTTTGGCATGGCCGCGCTCGCTGCTGTGATGTTTTACGCGGAGGACATTGTTGACTGGCTCGATTGCTGTAAACTTAAA ctaaacCAGTTCCGAACAATCTCGTTGCTCAACGTCGAGGGAAAAATATTCTTTGCCATCCTTGCAAGAAGACTCACATCTTTCCTGACAGGCAACGCATACATCAACACCTCGGTCCAGAAGGGAGGAGTTCCCGGTTTCTCCGGCTGCATAGAGCACACCAGTGCTATCACACAGCTAATAAATGAGGCGATGAAAGGGAGGAAGGATCTCACTGTAGTTTGGCTCGACTTGGCCAACGCATACGGGTCCATTCCACACCAGCTCAACTATACAGCCCTCCGATACTACCATGTGGACGGCCACATTCAGAAAATCATCACCAGTTACCTGGATGGAATCAAGCTCCGGTTTACTGTTGGTGACCAGCTAACCAGATGGCAGAAGTTGGAGAAGGGAATCGTTACCGGCTGCACAGTTTCCGTGGTGCTCTTCATCATGGGGATGAACCTGCTGATAAATGCTGCCCAACGTGAGACACGTGGACCAAAGACAGAGTCAGGAATCTATCTCCCATCTAGCAGAGGCTTCATGGATGACCTCACATTGACGACAACAACACACGTCCAAGCTAGATGGATGTTGACAGCCCTGACGGATGTCGCTTCATGGGGAAGAATGAAGTTCAAAGCAGCAAAATCCAGATCTCTTGTCATAAAGAAAGGACAGACAACAGAGAGGTTCAAACTCTACGTACAGAACGAAGAGATTCCTTCCATAGTGACGAGTCCAATAAAATGCCTGGGCAAGTGGTTTGATGCAAGCCTACAAGATCGCGACAATGTTAAGAACTTAAAGCAACAGGTAGAGGAGGGCCTCAAGAAGATAGACCGCTGCGGACTACCCGGCAAGTTCAAAGCCTGGCTTTACCAGCATGCACTGCTCCCAAGACTTATCTGGCCGTTGATGCTTTACGAAGTACCCAGCACAACAGTGGAAGCCCTGGAGAGAATCACTAGTCGACACCTCAGGAAGTGGCTAGGAGTTCCACCCAGCTTTACCAGTATTGGACTCTATGGGAAGAGTAACAAGTTACAGCTCTCGCTATCTTCACTGGTAGAAGAGTTCAAGACAGCAAAAGCAAGACTTGTGTTGACCTTGAGGGACTCTCCGGACGAGTTCATCCGTGAGGCAGGGATCCAAACCCGAACGAGCAGGAAATGGTCAGCGACAGAGTCTGTGAGCCAGGCAGAGAACACGCTCAAGCACAAAGACATTGTCGGAGTGACTGCAGTTGGACGTGAAGGAATTGGTGCGAGAAAGGTGGTGCTGTGTAGCCGATCAGACCAGAAAGAGAGGCGAGCGATGATTCAGTCTGAGGTCAGGAGGGCGGAAGAAAATGCCAGACAAGCAAGGGCTGTGGAGATGGGAGCGCAGGGAGCATGGACCACGTGGAATACCGCAGACAGGAAGTTGACCTGGGAAGACATCTGGAAGTATGAGCCTTTTCGGTTTTCCTTTCTCCTCAGGTCTCTCTATGACCTACTACCATCCCCAGCGAACTTGTGCCGATGGGGACTCACAGCAGAGCCAAAATGCAGCCTGTGTGACAGAGTAGGCACCCTAGAGCATGTTCTGTCATCTTGTAGTACAGCACTGACACAGGGAAGATATAGATGGAGGCACGACTTGGTCCTCAGAGAGTTGGCTGACTGGCTAGAGAAGGAAAGGAAGAAGGAACATGGTAATCACCCCCGCCATGGGCACATCGCTTTTGTCAAATCGGGTGAGACCGTTAAGACACAGAAACAAACAAAAGCATCAATTCTTGATGGCTCTAGAGACTGGAAGATGGACGTTGACCTTGATAGAAGGCTTGTTTTCCCAAACGTGGTTCAAACGACCCTACGACCAGATATTGTACTGTGGTCAGAGACAGGAAAGAAGCTCGTCACCATAGAGCTGACAGTACCATGGGAGGCAAGATGTGAAGAGGCCTACGAGCGGAAGAAGGCCAAGTACACAGAACTGATGGATCTGTGCAAGCAACAAGGCTGGCGAACTTGGCTATTTCCCGTGGAAGTTGGCGTTAGAGGATTCTGTTCCCAGTCCGTGCACAGGCTGATGACAGCATTAGGAACAACTGGCAGGGAGAGACGAGTGGCTATCCAGAGACTGAGCCAAGCAGCCGAACAAGCATCAAGCTGGCTGTGGCTGAGGCTTAGAGAaagttttgcaa GCAACGCATACATCAACACCTCGGTCCAGAAGGGAGGAGTTCCCGGTTTCTCCGGCTGCATAGAGCACACCAGTGCTATCACACAGCTAATAAATGAGGCGATGAAAGGGAGGAAGGATCTCACTGTAGTTTGGCTCGACTTGGCCAACGCATACGGGTCCATTCCACACCAGCTCATCTATACAGCCCTCCGACACTACCATGTGGACGGCCACATTCAGAAAATCATCACCAGTTACCTGGATGGAATCAAGCTCCGGTTTACTGTTGGTGACCAGCTAACCAGATGGCAGAAGTTGGAGAAGGGAATCGTTACCGGCTGCACAGTTTCCGTGGTGCTCTTCATCATGGGGATGAACCTGCTGATAAATGCTGCCCAACGTGAGACACGTGGACCAAAGACAGAGTCAGGAATCTATCTCCCATCTAGCAGAGGCTTCATGGATGACCTCACATTGACGACAGTAACACACGTCCAAGCTAGATGGATGTTGACAGCCCTGACGGATGTCGCTTCATGGGGAAGAATGAAGTTCAAAGCAGCAAAATCCAGATCTCCTGTCATAAAGAAAGGACAGACAACAGAGAGGTTCAAACTCTACGTACAGAACGAAGAGATTCATTCCATAGTGACGAGTCCAATAAAATGCCTGGGCAAGTGGTTTGATGCAAGCCTACAAGATCGCGACAATGTCAAGAACTTAAAGCAACAGGTAGAGGAGGGCCTCAAGCAGATAGACCGCTGCGGACTACCCGGCAAGTTCAAAGCCTGA